A genomic segment from Propioniciclava sp. MC1595 encodes:
- a CDS encoding response regulator transcription factor, whose product MRLVPIRVLLVDDDPLVRAGLRFLLDSADDLTVVGEAGDGDEVVAAVRASQPDVVLMDLRMPRVSGVDATRLVRALPDPPHVVALTTWDVDDAVVRTLDAGASGFLLKTAAPAEILGAVRAVVNGDAVLSPRSTRQLLDHLGRSSDAAARRTAEEAVATLTDRERDVVVAVAEGLGNAEVGQRLYISEATVKTHLGAAQDKLGARNRVGVAVIAERAGLLRGR is encoded by the coding sequence ATGCGGCTCGTGCCCATTCGTGTGCTGCTCGTCGACGACGACCCGCTCGTGCGGGCCGGCCTGCGCTTCCTGCTCGACAGCGCCGACGACCTCACGGTCGTGGGTGAGGCCGGTGACGGCGACGAGGTCGTGGCCGCCGTGCGCGCATCTCAGCCCGACGTCGTGCTCATGGACCTGCGGATGCCCCGCGTCAGCGGCGTCGACGCCACCCGCCTCGTGCGCGCCCTACCCGACCCGCCGCACGTCGTGGCCCTGACGACGTGGGATGTGGACGACGCCGTGGTCCGCACCCTCGACGCGGGGGCGTCCGGGTTCCTGCTCAAGACGGCCGCCCCGGCCGAGATCCTGGGCGCGGTGCGGGCGGTCGTGAACGGGGACGCCGTCCTCTCCCCACGCTCGACGCGCCAGCTGCTCGACCACCTGGGTCGCTCCTCCGACGCGGCCGCACGGCGCACCGCCGAGGAGGCGGTCGCGACCCTCACCGACCGCGAGCGCGACGTGGTCGTCGCCGTGGCCGAGGGCCTGGGCAACGCCGAGGTCGGTCAGCGGCTCTACATCTCCGAGGCGACGGTCAAGACGCACCTCGGCGCTGCGCAGGACAAGCTGGGCGCCCGCAATCGTGTGGGCGTCGCCGTCATCGCCGAGCGAGCGGGTTTGCTGCGCGGCCGCTGA
- a CDS encoding FxLYD domain-containing protein, with translation MSQTQPGQVPPFPGAQPPPAAKPKKPWFKKWWVWVLAVLVLVGIGNALGGGGGDKAAAPSQSVSTPAPAGSPDAAAPAASEAPAEPAQEPAKERLTLEDGWEIDRSNPFAIFITGYVANNSDRPVDTYVQITFDTLDKEGANVGTCIANTNTIDAQGKWKFKAMCTGEAEEIETVRFKDITGF, from the coding sequence ATGTCCCAGACCCAGCCCGGCCAGGTCCCCCCGTTCCCCGGGGCCCAGCCGCCGCCCGCCGCCAAGCCGAAGAAGCCGTGGTTCAAGAAGTGGTGGGTGTGGGTGCTCGCCGTGCTCGTGCTCGTCGGCATCGGCAACGCCCTCGGTGGCGGTGGTGGCGACAAGGCAGCCGCGCCGAGCCAGTCGGTCAGCACCCCTGCTCCGGCCGGCTCACCGGACGCTGCAGCCCCGGCCGCGTCCGAGGCCCCCGCCGAGCCGGCCCAGGAGCCCGCGAAGGAGCGCCTCACGCTTGAGGACGGCTGGGAGATCGACCGGTCCAACCCGTTCGCCATCTTCATCACGGGCTACGTGGCCAACAACAGCGACCGCCCGGTCGACACCTACGTGCAGATCACGTTCGACACCCTCGACAAGGAGGGCGCCAACGTCGGCACCTGCATCGCGAACACGAACACCATCGACGCCCAGGGCAAGTGGAAGTTCAAGGCGATGTGCACCGGCGAGGCCGAGGAGATCGAGACCGTCCGGTTCAAGGACATCACGGGCTTCTGA
- a CDS encoding NUDIX hydrolase, producing the protein MGRQPTSAVSVDAITLRYNNETRQVEIGVSKRMSEPYIDQLALPGVTLWEGERLAEAAQRAVQTKLGLGVRGLGQLTVFDEPHRDPRGQTLSVAMWAVADHPADAPDYVQWHPIDDLPPLAFDHNRMVDSCRPLLVDRLWRDLTFTRALTGPTFPVSAAVAITRSLTGTSPDRGNLNRRLASVRGLGISHKRVVLGRGRPGTLWEWQSTHMEPESADIA; encoded by the coding sequence ATGGGTCGCCAGCCAACCTCCGCCGTCTCGGTGGATGCGATCACGCTGAGGTACAACAACGAGACCCGGCAGGTCGAGATCGGCGTCTCCAAGCGCATGTCCGAGCCGTACATCGACCAGCTGGCCCTGCCGGGCGTCACGCTGTGGGAGGGCGAACGCCTCGCCGAGGCCGCCCAGCGCGCGGTGCAGACCAAGCTTGGCCTGGGCGTCCGGGGCCTCGGGCAGCTGACCGTGTTCGACGAGCCCCACCGCGACCCGCGCGGCCAGACCCTGTCGGTCGCGATGTGGGCGGTCGCCGACCACCCGGCCGATGCCCCCGACTACGTGCAGTGGCACCCGATCGACGACCTGCCGCCCCTGGCCTTCGACCACAACCGCATGGTCGACTCGTGCCGCCCGCTGCTGGTCGACCGGCTGTGGCGCGACCTCACGTTCACGCGCGCGCTGACCGGCCCCACATTCCCGGTGTCCGCGGCCGTGGCGATCACGCGGTCGCTGACCGGTACCTCCCCCGACCGCGGCAACCTCAACCGTCGCCTCGCCTCCGTGCGCGGCCTGGGCATCAGCCACAAGCGCGTCGTCCTCGGCCGCGGCCGCCCCGGCACGCTGTGGGAGTGGCAGAGCACCCACATGGAGCCCGAGTCGGCGGACATCGCCTGA
- a CDS encoding sensor histidine kinase, whose protein sequence is MLEYELVGDGARPPWWRTLLFAVPIGLLGIVSVVFSPLGSAMSGKDPDGATVLGAMFALLVAVAAPAALFWRHRYPFVLTIAAAVVPLVVPIGNLLAFAFLAALIGRRRGPAVWATTALVAATSTWVVVADALAQPRQASVIKTILGPTGDASDPLAHVNVSAWAVATVAVLGLGLAIGTGFLVRLRRQNMQAVGEVEVEREASGRLGDEAARRQERERIAREVHDAMGHRLSLLNLHAGALELNAGDDPRLQQSASLVRQSAGEAMDDLRGLLHVLREPLGEDPPVIPLSRLTEVVRDSFGAGQVVSSSIFVSEPDRADPQLSRAVYRIVQEVLTNARKHAPGQPVELVVEGGPASGIVIEARNRYVGGAAGPPGTARGLKGIAERAELLGGHLRYGLDQDGTVFRVRVELPWREAVSG, encoded by the coding sequence GTGTTGGAGTACGAGCTGGTCGGCGACGGTGCCCGCCCCCCGTGGTGGCGGACGCTGCTGTTCGCCGTGCCGATCGGGCTCCTGGGCATCGTCTCGGTGGTGTTCTCGCCGCTGGGGTCGGCCATGTCGGGGAAGGATCCCGACGGGGCCACCGTCCTCGGGGCCATGTTCGCCCTGCTCGTCGCCGTCGCGGCCCCGGCCGCCCTGTTCTGGCGCCACCGGTACCCGTTCGTGCTCACGATCGCGGCGGCTGTGGTGCCCCTCGTGGTCCCGATCGGCAACCTGCTGGCGTTCGCGTTCCTGGCGGCGCTGATCGGTCGGCGGCGCGGCCCGGCCGTGTGGGCGACCACAGCGCTGGTGGCCGCGACCTCGACGTGGGTGGTCGTCGCCGACGCGCTGGCCCAACCGCGGCAGGCGTCGGTGATCAAGACCATCCTGGGCCCGACCGGCGACGCGTCCGACCCGCTCGCCCACGTCAACGTCTCCGCGTGGGCGGTGGCGACGGTGGCGGTCCTCGGGCTGGGCCTGGCCATCGGTACGGGGTTCCTGGTCCGGCTGCGCCGCCAGAACATGCAGGCGGTGGGTGAGGTGGAGGTCGAGCGCGAGGCGTCCGGGCGGCTGGGCGACGAGGCCGCCCGCCGACAGGAGCGGGAGCGCATCGCCCGCGAGGTGCACGACGCGATGGGCCACCGCCTGTCGCTGCTGAACCTGCACGCGGGCGCGCTCGAGCTGAACGCGGGTGACGACCCACGGCTGCAGCAGTCGGCGAGCCTCGTGCGGCAGAGCGCCGGCGAGGCGATGGACGACCTGCGCGGCCTCCTGCACGTGCTGCGCGAGCCGCTGGGGGAGGACCCGCCGGTGATCCCGCTGTCGCGGCTGACCGAGGTGGTCCGCGACTCCTTCGGCGCCGGGCAGGTGGTGAGCTCGTCGATCTTCGTCTCCGAGCCCGACCGCGCCGACCCGCAGCTGTCGCGTGCTGTGTACCGCATCGTCCAGGAGGTGCTGACCAACGCGCGCAAGCACGCCCCGGGGCAGCCGGTGGAGCTGGTCGTCGAGGGTGGGCCGGCGTCCGGGATCGTCATCGAGGCGCGCAACCGCTACGTCGGTGGTGCGGCCGGGCCGCCCGGGACGGCGCGCGGCCTGAAGGGCATCGCCGAACGGGCCGAATTGCTCGGTGGGCACCTGCGCTACGGCCTCGACCAGGACGGCACCGTGTTCCGCGTGCGGGTGGAACTCCCGTGGCGGGAGGCGGTCTCGGGCTGA
- a CDS encoding GntP family permease → MIALHTAIAIVAIIFLIIKVKVDPIIALVLGALYLGLASGMGFVATIEAVTSGFGDIMAKIGLLIGFGVLMGALLHRMGAFKVMVEALVRVVPANKLPYALALALTTIAPSIYVDVQVVLAAPVARSSSKFIERHGLAWLAGALGTGIFCGYVFVVPGLSAISTAGLLSVPLGTYMIFGIVIGIITATLTVWIFRRMLNFGWWNPARDEETSEALEEVEAAELVAGESGRRPSLALALAPIIVPLLMIAFGVFAELAGFTNDVIAFFGDANVALFLGLLGAYVMARRFVGTEATADAFGDGLKTTGEILLVTGVGGSLGAVIKGTGLADLLGGLFSVDTGAPVILSILLAWFIAALLHLAIGSVSVAAITAAGIIAPIAGQLDVAPVILALAIASGALFALQVNSNFFWMFKALLGLTTSGALKSMTTVTTIASLVSLPLVMAAALVAPALG, encoded by the coding sequence ATGATTGCCCTGCACACAGCGATCGCGATCGTCGCGATCATCTTCCTCATCATCAAGGTCAAGGTGGACCCGATCATCGCGCTGGTGCTCGGCGCGCTCTACCTCGGCCTCGCGTCGGGGATGGGGTTCGTGGCCACCATCGAGGCCGTTACGTCCGGCTTCGGCGACATCATGGCCAAGATCGGCCTGCTGATCGGCTTCGGCGTGCTCATGGGCGCGCTGCTGCACCGGATGGGCGCGTTCAAGGTGATGGTCGAGGCGCTGGTGCGCGTCGTCCCGGCCAACAAGCTGCCCTATGCCCTGGCCCTCGCCCTGACCACCATCGCCCCCTCGATCTACGTCGACGTGCAGGTCGTGCTGGCCGCGCCGGTCGCCCGCTCGTCGTCGAAGTTCATCGAGCGCCACGGCCTGGCCTGGCTCGCCGGCGCGCTCGGCACCGGCATCTTCTGTGGCTACGTGTTCGTCGTGCCCGGCCTGTCGGCCATCTCGACCGCGGGCCTGCTGTCGGTCCCGCTGGGCACCTACATGATCTTCGGCATCGTCATCGGCATCATCACCGCCACCCTGACCGTGTGGATCTTCCGCCGCATGCTCAACTTCGGCTGGTGGAATCCCGCCCGCGATGAGGAGACCTCCGAGGCCCTCGAGGAGGTCGAGGCCGCCGAGCTGGTGGCCGGGGAGTCGGGCCGGCGTCCGAGCCTCGCGCTGGCGCTCGCGCCGATCATCGTGCCGCTGCTGATGATCGCCTTCGGCGTGTTCGCCGAACTGGCCGGCTTCACCAACGACGTCATCGCCTTCTTCGGGGACGCCAACGTGGCCCTGTTCCTCGGCCTGCTCGGGGCCTACGTGATGGCGCGCCGCTTCGTCGGCACCGAGGCCACCGCCGACGCGTTCGGCGACGGGCTCAAGACCACCGGTGAGATCCTCCTCGTGACCGGCGTCGGCGGCTCGCTCGGCGCGGTCATCAAGGGCACCGGCCTGGCGGACCTGCTCGGCGGGCTGTTCTCGGTGGACACCGGCGCCCCCGTGATCCTGTCGATCCTGCTGGCGTGGTTCATCGCGGCCCTGCTGCACCTGGCCATCGGCTCGGTGTCGGTCGCCGCCATCACCGCCGCGGGCATCATCGCCCCGATCGCCGGACAGCTGGACGTGGCGCCGGTCATCCTTGCGTTGGCGATCGCTTCGGGCGCGCTGTTCGCCCTGCAGGTGAACTCCAACTTCTTCTGGATGTTCAAGGCCCTTCTGGGCCTGACCACCTCCGGAGCCCTGAAGTCGATGACCACCGTGACCACCATCGCGTCCCTTGTCTCGCTGCCGCTGGTGATGGCCGCCGCCCTGGTGGCGCCCGCCCTGGGGTAG
- a CDS encoding beta-propeller fold lactonase family protein, translating to MNDATLVLVGNAKAGSISVLRLGEGSLDPLAEHEVGVGCGTFAIDHARGLVHTAVKEPEPAIVTLSFDAATGQLTETARRAIPDPLAYLVLTREGELLLGASYAGNWGASWPTPKGVPGEPVGRVEHRHLHCVVPDAAGRHAYWVALGDDLVAQTAITEDGGLEPLDPGTVSVEEGAGPRHLVLAANERSAYLVTEFTGEVIRFERDDATGVLTRAESVSIVDPGAGLSTSRLGADPMEEHLIWGADVHLAQFGSFLLATERTASTVATVSMEPEGLLGAVIGLTPTEAQPRGFAVAPDNRHVVVAGERSGGVALYELSDEGILTELDRRDTGSGANWVRFA from the coding sequence ATGAACGACGCGACGTTGGTCCTTGTCGGGAACGCAAAGGCCGGCAGCATCTCGGTGCTGCGCCTGGGGGAGGGGTCCCTCGACCCCCTCGCCGAGCACGAGGTCGGCGTGGGGTGCGGCACCTTCGCGATCGACCACGCGCGGGGCCTCGTCCACACTGCCGTCAAGGAACCCGAACCCGCGATCGTCACGTTGTCCTTCGACGCCGCAACCGGGCAGCTGACCGAGACCGCCCGCCGCGCCATCCCCGACCCGCTGGCCTACCTCGTGCTCACGCGCGAGGGCGAGCTGCTGCTCGGGGCGTCGTATGCCGGCAACTGGGGCGCCAGCTGGCCGACGCCCAAGGGGGTCCCCGGCGAGCCGGTCGGGCGGGTCGAGCACCGACACCTCCACTGTGTGGTCCCGGACGCCGCGGGCCGCCACGCCTACTGGGTCGCCTTGGGCGACGACCTGGTCGCGCAGACGGCGATCACCGAGGACGGGGGCTTGGAGCCACTCGACCCCGGCACCGTGTCGGTCGAGGAGGGCGCCGGCCCGCGCCACCTCGTGCTGGCCGCCAACGAGCGCTCGGCGTACCTAGTCACCGAGTTCACCGGCGAGGTGATCCGGTTCGAGCGCGACGACGCCACCGGCGTGCTGACCCGGGCCGAGTCGGTCTCGATCGTCGACCCCGGGGCCGGCCTGTCGACCAGCCGCCTGGGCGCCGACCCGATGGAGGAGCACCTCATCTGGGGGGCCGACGTGCACCTGGCCCAGTTCGGGTCGTTCCTGCTCGCCACGGAGCGCACCGCCAGCACCGTCGCGACAGTCTCGATGGAGCCCGAGGGCCTGCTCGGCGCCGTCATCGGCCTCACGCCCACCGAGGCGCAGCCGCGCGGATTCGCCGTCGCGCCCGACAACCGGCACGTCGTCGTCGCCGGCGAGCGCTCGGGCGGGGTGGCCCTGTACGAGCTCTCCGACGAGGGGATCCTGACCGAGCTGGACCGTCGCGACACCGGTTCGGGCGCCAACTGGGTGCGCTTCGCCTGA
- a CDS encoding sensor histidine kinase, giving the protein MFRGPRSVASHVLIVLGAVVALVVAVALVTAYVQATRLVEDAAATRVTDIARAIASTDDVREGLASPDPASELRDFIERERQATQTDFIVVMSPDGIRYTHPNPDLIGQHFLGTIADAQAGGTVIEQYTGTLGPSTRAVVPVLVDNEVKGLVSVGIHQSRVGEQLTRTLPQALLPGLAAAGVATLGAAVVGQRVRRQTLGLNATELRRLHDHHEAVLHAVREGLVITDEKGRVQVVNDEARRLLDLPPDAVGREASDLGLAPDLAALLAGREQHVDVPHASGGRVLLVSSDVVQRQGRAVATLTTLRDRTELEALTGRLNTTQSLADALHAQAHEAANRLHTVVTLIELGRPDDAVAFATDELRASQRHGEAIAAALEDPAVAALVIGKSSQAAERGATLDVDPDAHLPAGLLPSGAVVTILGNLIDNALDAVAGQPGGSEKAVLVDAQASDSVVTLTVADTGPGLPAPDRERAFERGTTSKPASGPAGRGIGLALVRQAVDLLGGRIEVSEPPGATFTVTLPVAVASEGGGDG; this is encoded by the coding sequence GTGTTCAGAGGACCCCGCAGCGTCGCCTCGCACGTCCTGATCGTGCTGGGCGCCGTCGTCGCGCTCGTGGTCGCCGTCGCGCTGGTCACGGCCTACGTCCAGGCGACCCGCCTCGTCGAGGACGCCGCCGCCACCCGCGTCACCGACATCGCCCGGGCCATCGCCTCGACCGACGACGTGCGCGAGGGGCTCGCCTCGCCCGACCCGGCGTCCGAACTGCGCGACTTCATCGAGCGCGAACGGCAGGCCACGCAGACCGACTTCATCGTGGTGATGTCGCCCGACGGCATCCGTTACACGCACCCCAACCCCGACCTGATCGGGCAGCACTTCCTCGGCACCATCGCCGACGCGCAGGCCGGCGGCACCGTGATCGAGCAGTACACCGGCACGCTCGGCCCCTCGACGCGTGCGGTGGTGCCGGTGTTGGTCGACAACGAGGTCAAGGGTCTGGTGTCGGTCGGCATCCACCAGTCGCGGGTGGGCGAGCAGCTGACGCGCACGCTGCCGCAGGCGCTGCTGCCGGGCCTGGCCGCCGCGGGCGTCGCGACGCTGGGCGCCGCGGTGGTCGGCCAGCGGGTGCGCCGCCAGACCCTCGGACTCAACGCGACCGAGCTGCGCCGCCTGCACGACCACCACGAGGCGGTGCTGCACGCGGTCCGCGAGGGGCTGGTCATCACCGACGAGAAGGGGCGCGTCCAGGTCGTCAACGACGAGGCCCGCCGCCTGCTCGACCTGCCCCCGGACGCCGTGGGCCGCGAGGCGTCCGACCTCGGCCTGGCCCCCGACCTGGCCGCGCTGCTGGCCGGGCGCGAGCAGCACGTCGACGTGCCACACGCGAGCGGTGGACGGGTGCTGCTGGTGAGCTCCGACGTGGTGCAGCGGCAGGGGCGCGCGGTCGCGACCCTCACCACCCTGCGCGACCGCACCGAGCTCGAGGCGCTCACCGGACGCCTCAACACCACCCAGTCCCTCGCCGACGCCCTCCACGCGCAGGCGCACGAGGCCGCGAACCGGCTGCACACCGTCGTCACGCTCATCGAGCTCGGACGCCCCGACGACGCCGTCGCCTTCGCCACCGACGAGCTGCGCGCCAGCCAGCGGCACGGGGAGGCGATCGCCGCCGCCCTCGAGGACCCCGCCGTCGCCGCGCTGGTGATCGGCAAGTCCTCGCAGGCGGCCGAGCGGGGCGCCACCCTCGACGTCGACCCGGACGCCCACCTCCCCGCCGGCCTCCTGCCGTCGGGCGCGGTGGTGACGATCCTCGGCAACCTCATCGACAACGCCTTGGACGCCGTGGCGGGCCAGCCGGGCGGGTCCGAGAAGGCGGTGCTGGTGGACGCCCAGGCCTCCGACAGCGTCGTGACGCTGACGGTCGCCGACACCGGGCCGGGGTTGCCGGCCCCGGACCGGGAGCGGGCGTTCGAGCGCGGGACGACGTCGAAGCCCGCGTCGGGACCGGCGGGGCGCGGCATCGGGCTGGCCCTCGTGCGGCAGGCCGTCGACCTGCTGGGCGGACGGATCGAGGTGTCCGAACCACCGGGAGCGACGTTCACCGTGACGCTGCCGGTGGCCGTCGCGTCGGAAGGGGGCGGCGATGGCTGA
- a CDS encoding AAA family ATPase: protein MSIDEPVVTIFEMYGSGAAEVGPAVAGALGVPWVSQVYSSEDLEAAEGRGSDDGSLLTRVLNTLGRTAASADVGVFSGQLEMLDAEDAVRELRAQVAGGGVVLGRNATVILADEPRALHVKLDGPVEQRIARGAAAAGIDLAHARARQNRPDSARAAMSQRLFNWDPRHNDNFDLVINTGRVPLDTAVELILAAYRLKVREKDSSF, encoded by the coding sequence ATGAGCATCGACGAGCCCGTGGTGACGATCTTCGAGATGTACGGGTCGGGTGCGGCCGAGGTGGGTCCGGCCGTCGCTGGGGCCCTGGGCGTCCCGTGGGTGTCGCAGGTCTACTCGTCGGAGGACCTCGAGGCCGCCGAGGGCCGCGGTTCCGACGACGGCAGCCTGCTGACGCGGGTGCTCAACACGCTGGGGCGCACCGCGGCGTCGGCCGACGTCGGGGTCTTCTCGGGGCAGCTCGAGATGCTCGACGCCGAGGACGCCGTGCGCGAGCTCCGCGCCCAGGTCGCCGGGGGCGGCGTGGTGCTGGGCCGCAACGCGACGGTGATCCTGGCCGACGAGCCGCGCGCGTTGCACGTGAAGCTGGACGGTCCGGTCGAGCAACGCATCGCCCGCGGGGCCGCGGCGGCCGGCATCGACCTCGCCCACGCGCGCGCCCGCCAGAACCGCCCTGACTCCGCCCGCGCCGCCATGTCGCAGCGCCTCTTCAACTGGGACCCCCGCCACAACGACAACTTCGACCTGGTCATCAACACGGGTCGCGTGCCGCTCGACACCGCTGTCGAGTTGATCCTCGCCGCGTACCGGTTGAAGGTCCGTGAGAAGGATTCTAGTTTCTAG
- a CDS encoding YceI family protein, with product MDFEFEGSALDPFGNQRVGLSGKVDVNRKDFGLVWNAALETGGVLVSENVTLTFEVSAIKQADAEAPAESVVESTESEVVAEPVVAEPDVEASEKGGLVGWVKNLFATSNR from the coding sequence ATCGACTTCGAGTTCGAGGGCTCCGCGCTCGACCCGTTCGGCAACCAGCGCGTGGGCCTGAGCGGCAAGGTCGACGTCAACCGCAAGGACTTCGGCCTCGTCTGGAACGCCGCCCTCGAGACCGGTGGCGTCCTCGTCTCCGAGAACGTCACGCTGACCTTCGAGGTCTCCGCCATCAAGCAGGCGGACGCCGAGGCCCCGGCCGAGTCGGTGGTCGAGTCCACCGAGTCCGAGGTCGTCGCCGAGCCGGTCGTCGCCGAGCCCGACGTCGAGGCGTCCGAGAAGGGTGGCCTGGTGGGCTGGGTGAAGAACCTCTTCGCCACCAGCAACCGCTGA
- a CDS encoding DEAD/DEAH box helicase — MSESEAGLPEQTDVPEEHDLTGEPAEPEASDVVQVEDVAAEPEASEPDDAEETDADEEQGPTFADLGLDDKILKALRDLGYERPSPIQAETIPALLAGHDVVGLAQTGTGKTAAFALPILERLTPRAKHVQALVLAPTRELALQVAEAFETYAAHLKVRLLPVYGGQGYGVQLSALARGVDVVVGTPGRVMDHLDRGTLDLTQLEYLVLDEADEMLNMGFAEDVEKILADTPADKQVALFSATMPPSIRKLAATYLTDPVEISVKGKTATATNVTHRYTIVSYPQKLDALTRILEVENFDGMIVFVRTKNETETVAEKLRARGISAAAINGDLPQAARERTINQLKAAKLDVLVATDVAARGLDVDRISHVVNFDIPTDTESYVHRIGRTGRAGRSGDAISFVTPRERHLLRAIERATGQELSHMPLPTADDINATRLSRFDDAITAALGQQEKIDFFRDVVAHYVNEYDVPEVDVAAALAAVMQGDEPMLLDPEQERRDERFREDKAGRGTRDRDRGTDGPRDGTVHERRPRPTGDLVPWRVAVGRRHRITPRQIVGALANEGGLTSADMGRINIRGDHSIIELPPDLPSSVLDKLSRTRVSGKLIELQRDEGPSFVRDRTRERDRDDRDDRDDRGDRGDRGDRSWGDRPARDRGDRPFRDKPFKKSGFNADKKFKKPRHKG; from the coding sequence GTGAGTGAAAGCGAAGCGGGCCTGCCCGAGCAGACGGACGTCCCCGAGGAACACGACCTGACCGGCGAGCCGGCCGAGCCCGAGGCGTCCGACGTTGTGCAGGTGGAGGACGTCGCGGCCGAGCCCGAGGCGTCCGAGCCCGACGACGCGGAGGAGACCGACGCCGACGAGGAGCAGGGCCCGACGTTCGCCGACCTGGGGCTTGACGACAAGATCCTGAAGGCCCTGCGCGACCTGGGCTACGAGCGGCCGAGCCCGATCCAGGCGGAGACGATCCCGGCGCTGCTGGCCGGCCACGACGTGGTCGGCCTCGCGCAGACCGGAACGGGCAAGACCGCCGCGTTCGCGCTGCCGATCCTCGAGCGGCTCACCCCGCGCGCAAAGCACGTGCAGGCGCTGGTGCTCGCCCCGACCCGTGAGCTGGCGCTCCAGGTCGCGGAGGCCTTCGAGACCTACGCCGCCCACCTCAAGGTGCGCCTGCTGCCGGTGTACGGCGGGCAGGGCTACGGCGTCCAGCTGTCGGCGCTCGCCCGGGGCGTCGACGTGGTCGTCGGCACGCCCGGCCGCGTCATGGACCACCTCGACCGCGGCACGCTCGACCTCACCCAGCTGGAGTACCTCGTCCTCGACGAGGCCGACGAGATGCTCAACATGGGCTTCGCCGAGGACGTCGAGAAGATCCTCGCGGACACCCCCGCCGACAAGCAGGTGGCGCTGTTCTCGGCGACGATGCCGCCGTCGATCCGCAAGCTGGCCGCGACCTACCTCACCGACCCGGTCGAGATCTCGGTCAAGGGCAAGACGGCCACCGCGACCAACGTGACCCACCGGTACACGATCGTCAGCTACCCCCAGAAGCTGGACGCCCTCACCCGCATCCTCGAGGTCGAGAACTTCGACGGCATGATCGTGTTCGTCCGCACCAAGAACGAGACCGAGACGGTCGCCGAGAAGCTGCGCGCCCGCGGCATCAGCGCTGCCGCCATCAACGGCGACCTGCCCCAGGCCGCCCGCGAGCGCACCATCAACCAGCTCAAGGCCGCCAAGCTCGACGTGCTCGTCGCCACCGACGTCGCCGCGCGCGGGCTGGACGTCGACCGCATCTCGCACGTGGTGAACTTCGACATCCCCACCGACACCGAGAGCTACGTGCACCGCATCGGCCGTACCGGCCGCGCCGGTCGTTCGGGCGACGCGATCTCGTTCGTCACCCCGCGCGAGCGCCACCTGCTGCGCGCGATCGAGCGGGCGACCGGCCAGGAGCTGTCGCACATGCCGCTCCCGACGGCCGACGACATCAACGCCACCCGCCTGTCGCGGTTCGACGACGCGATCACCGCGGCGCTCGGCCAGCAGGAGAAGATCGACTTCTTCCGCGACGTGGTGGCGCACTACGTCAACGAGTACGACGTGCCCGAGGTCGACGTCGCCGCCGCCCTGGCCGCGGTCATGCAGGGCGACGAGCCGATGCTGCTCGACCCCGAGCAGGAGCGTCGCGACGAGCGCTTCCGCGAGGACAAGGCCGGACGCGGCACGCGCGACCGCGATCGTGGCACCGATGGTCCTCGCGACGGGACGGTGCACGAGCGCCGCCCGCGCCCGACCGGCGACCTCGTGCCGTGGCGCGTCGCCGTCGGACGCCGCCACCGCATCACCCCGCGCCAGATCGTGGGCGCCCTCGCCAACGAGGGTGGCCTGACCAGCGCCGACATGGGCCGGATCAACATCCGCGGCGACCACTCGATCATCGAGCTGCCCCCGGACCTGCCGTCCTCCGTGCTCGACAAGCTCTCCCGCACGCGTGTGTCGGGCAAGCTGATCGAGCTGCAGCGCGACGAGGGTCCCTCGTTCGTGCGCGACCGAACGCGGGAGCGCGACCGTGATGACCGTGATGACCGTGATGACCGTGGAGATCGCGGTGACCGGGGTGACCGCAGCTGGGGTGACCGTCCGGCGCGTGACCGCGGTGATCGTCCCTTCCGTGACAAGCCGTTCAAGAAGTCCGGCTTCAACGCCGACAAGAAGTTCAAGAAGCCCCGCCACAAGGGCTGA